aaaatgaaagaaaaaagtccACTTACCATTCAATTGACTTTGAGCCTATTCAAAGAGCCAGAGACCGATGGAAAAGGCTGGTGGGGAGaattagggttgacaattttgACAAGATCCACGAATCCAATACGAAGTTAACATGTATTGGGTTTGAACTTATCGGGTttgggtcttaatcgggtctacccgattaagacacgattaaattcgtgtctggcAGGTTGACCCACCAACCacatttaataaatgggtcagccaggtctcgggtgacccgccatacccatttattttttattttttttttaaaaaaaaaacctatgtctatgtgggtctatatattaaaacattatattTTAGAACTTTTTGTTGAAGAATGCAGCTACTTGTACGGTTATGATAAATTTAACTAGTCCTTTGGCCCAAAATAtccttttattaaattattttttccaattttgattaagggttTTTTTAAAAGGGTCGGGTCATGTAGGGTTGTATTACCTATTTAACGCAAGAGTCGTGTCAAATCGTGTTTATCCAATATGACCCGGTTATactaaacgggttaagcgggttGTGTTGGATTACTTGGatatttttcttgttataatcgtgtcagactcCTGGGTAGTGTTCGTGTCTAGGGTAATCGGGTTGCGGGTCTTAACGAATCAtaatcgtgtctacccgattatccgttttgccagccctagggAAGAGGTTGTAATTCTTGTTTAGATTGTTGTCTTTATGATTCATTAcgccacgtcaatatttttatAGTTTCCATTGTATTTTGCCTGAAAAAAACTAAATTCAAAAGGCCTCTTGATGCATTGCAGAATAATAAGTCGCAAAGCCAACAAACACaagaatcacaactcttctcaaaactttaaaaaaaaaaaaaggaaaaaaaataaaaaaaataaaaaatttgaagcaaAACTAGAAAAATACTACCAATATTAGAAGTCATGACCCTTTGAATCTTTCGCTTCTCGCTTCTTGAgacatgcattatatatatatatatatatatatatatataaaagttttatTCATTTCCTGATCTATTATTACCCACGGGTGAGGAAATTGATCAACTAGCAATTAGTAGAAAGAGCTGGCATCTCTATTCCTTGATCCATTTGATGAAGTTGTTGAAATTCTTTGAAGACTGGCCACCTTCTGCCCTACTTTTCAATATGATTTCTTTAATCTCTTGCGCTCTTGCTCTTATAGTTTCATTGCTAAGCAGTTGCTCCACCTTCTTCGTCACTTCTTCCCGCAATACGATGCCGTTTTCAGCGAGGTCTAAACCCAGTCCAACCTTCCACTCATCACAAATATAGCTCTTGTCAAGGAATTGGTCAACGAATTGAGGCCAGCACAAAAAAGGCACGCCATTGCTTATACCTActaagaatataaattaaattattcaattcatttatttttattaatttaatttttttttagataaatagtaaattaatatggtattagaacaAAGTATTCAGTTCAAATCCTATCGTTTCAACTTTTTTGTAATCATACTTTCatagtttaaaattttgcagTATTTAGTCGCCAAATTTAAAACTTTGCATGGTTATCCGtccgttagaattttttgttgaatCCTAACTAAGGACATGAAAATTCTCTAAATATccttatttgtaatttttttttttaaaaaaaaaataattattattatttaactaggataatttttttaaaaaaaaaattttaagagtataAGGGGCATTTTACTCTTTTACAATCGGATTTAACCTCAAATCAAACTGTACGACATTGCAAAGCTTTACGGTAGAGATGACATTGTAAAGCTTTAAACTTGGCAACccaacattgcaaatttttaaactttaagtatATATAATCGAAAGAATTTTGAATCATAATGAGAATATATAAGTAAAATTTTACGCCCACAACGTAAGGAAttgtattataatataaattaactaattaaattaatgtcttttataaacttaagcttttaaaataaatgaaaattgttaaattgaAAATACCTTCTGTGACAGAATTCCAGCCGCAGTGGCTAAGAAAACAAGCAACGGCGGGGTGAGCTAAGACCTTCGTTTGAGGTGCCCAATCGACAATCTTCGTAGAAGCTCCTTGAGATTCGTCTGGAAATGCATTCTTGGCCCTGTCGATGTTTCTTTGATCCACCACCCAAAGGAAAGGCCTATTGATGAGCTTAAGTCCAAGAGCCAGTTCTTGGAATTGGATAGCGTCCAAAGCTGCGTAGCTACCGAAGGAAATATAAACGACCGAGCGAGTTGCTTGTTGATCGAGCCAGTTGAGGCAAGACGAGTCTTCTCGCCGGAATTGCCCAGCTTGGTCGTTTTCCAGCAGCGGACCAATGGGCAGGAGATTCGGAAACAGAGCAAATGTTGCAGGCTCAAGCTCGTAAGCTGTGTTACAAAGCGACCAATCTGCTACTTTGCAAGCTTCCGTGTTTCGCGCGATGTAATGAAATAAATTCTTCTGGGCGGTCGGGTCGGGTATCGCGGCCCATGGAAGATTTATCGTTTCGCAGGCCGGAAGGCCCGGCGACAGATGAATCAGCTCTACTTTTCCGGTTGGGAATCCTTTGCAAGGCgaaagaaattaaagacatattatcatgaaaaataaatcatatatatttcaGAATTTAGCAAATATTTACCATCATCGTCTAGAATCCCATCATCAATTAGCGTTGGGACGCTCAATAGCAAGGCGGAAGAAGCGGCGGCGGTAGACCAATAGATGGCGGCTCTAATTCCCATCTTTTTGGCGACTTCCACAGCCCAACCCATCGACCCATCGGCCAGAATACATGTAATGTTGTTGTTATCGTCGGCGCCGTTTGATGCATCAATACCTCGTATGAGCTCCTCGAGCCTTGCTGGCATGGTGCGTCCAGTGTCTTCCCCAGATCGTTTCTTTCAATATCGTCGCTTTCCAAGCCATCTGGGATAGACACGAGATTGATGTTCGAATCCACGAGGCTGGCCTCGTCGCCGTCGGGCATTGCACTCACCACACGCTTGTGAATGATCTCCGTGTTTACATATGTGATTTTGAGGCCATGTTTTGCCATTTCTCGAGAGAAACGCAGAAGGGAGTTCACGTGGCCTTGCGCCGGAAATGGTAGCACCAGAACATGGTCGATGCCGGCGGCCATGTCTCTCGTTTGGTTGAGCTTTTTGGATTCCTTGTGAATATTTATAGGGTTGTCATAACAGAGTAATTCAAATGGTTGCAACTAACAAACAGAGAGATTAAACTAACGGACaaattaatactcaaattaaGTCTTGAActctttaattatttcatcaattatggAATTTCAAGTCTTAGTAAAAGCTGTAAAAAGCAGTAATACTTCTGGCAGTACTTTTAGACccttaagagcatgtttggtaTTGAgattgaaaaatagagcttttaaataaataaataaataaatatatatatatatatatatatatatatatataactgctTTAATTGCAgcagttactttttttttcaagcgaattttttaagtgttaatcgaatttttaagcctctcaaacgcaCAACCAAGCAGAcctttaaaagctatatttttcaaacacattctcaaacatgtttttagagtactacaatttttttttaaacttatatGACGGTccataattgataaaattattaggacaaaaaaaaaaaaagaatttcccTTGTATTGcttagaggggaaaaaaaaaaattgcagctgGAAAGGGGCTAGTTTGTGGCGATGGCATCTATCTTGCTAGTCAATAATCTTGGTAACTACCATTGGCCCATGAAAAAATATGTCTAGATGTTGACCGTATTGTTATAATCTATATGGTTAGACAGGTTTATAAGAATCGGGCCAATTGGTAAAGAACGAAGGGGGTACTACAATCTTATGACAAAAGCAATGACGTTTAGATGAGATTAGAATATTACAAGCAAAGCAGTAAACGAAAATGACTTCAATAATAATACAAAGTATTTCAAAGACAAAATTTGTCTCTTTCCATCTTTCTTTAtcaattctttataaaatgtGCCACCTAACAAATAAATTAGTCATCTCAATACATTATACAATGTCTTGGAGGATGTATAAGTTTATACCTTGTTATATATGCTTGCTTTTCATAATAATATGCTCAAAATGATGTTTTTCCCTGGGAATTATAGATAAATAAATGTATTAATAGAAAGAAACATAAAGACAACCGCACACAGTCAAGGCAACCATATTAAAATAGCAATATTGAGTCAGCAATGAGCACTCCATAGAAGTGACATGAGCTTGAGTGTCCAAAACAAATGTAAATATCACATGAATctgcaaagaaaaagaaagaaagaaagaaagaaagaaggagaaTGGGCAATCCACATGTTCTGGTTGTGCCATATCCAGCACAAGGCCATATAATTCCTCTGCTGGAGCTATCACAGTGCTTAGTCCAGCATGGCTTCAAGATAACATTTGTAAATACAGAGTTTTATCACAACCAAATCATGAATGGAAATGCAATGAAGGATAAAACAGGGAATCAAATCCATCTGGTTTCCATTTCTGATGGGTTAGAGACCTTGGAGGACAGAAAAAAGCCAGGGAAGTTGTCAGAGGCAGTCTTGAAGGTTTTGCCTGAGAAGCTAGAAGAGCTCATCGAGCAGATTAATGGGTCCAATGGTGAAGAGATCACTTGTATCCTCGCTGATCAGAGTATTGGATGGGCCCTAGAAATTGCACAGAAGAAGGGAATCCGACGAGCTGCCTTCTGCCCTGCAGCAGCAGCACTGTTGGTCTTAGGATTTAGCATCCCAAAGTTGATTGAAGATGGAATTATTGCTGATGATGGTGAGTCCTCTATCACTTCTATTTGCTTGTTCTTGCAGCATATAATAGAACATGCATACAGATTTTACTTCAAACTCACCCTTCTAAAAGTTACCCCATTTTGGTGCCTACACGTGAAGGAACGTTAAAGTAGTTATTAAATTTACTCATTCTTccaacttttgagataagtggtaatttaaatTTCGTCAAATACAAATGATTATTTGAAACCATGTTAATGATAGGTCATTTGATACTAAATTTCAATGGAAATTCTCTGCTCAGGAACTCCAATGAAAAAACAGATCATTCATCTCTCACCAGCAATGCCTGCCATGAGCACAGAAACCTTGGTTTGGACCTGCGTTGGCAACTTGACCAtgcagaaaaatattttcgagCTTTTGGTAAGAAACAACAAGTCTGTGAAAGCGACTGAGTGGCTGCTATGTAACTCAACTTATGACCTTGAGCCTGCAGCATTTGCCTTGGCTCCAAATATTCTACCTATAGGTCCACTTTTGGCAAGCAACCAGCCAGGAGAGTCATCATCAGTAGGAAAATTCTTGCCAGAGGACTCAACTTGTTTGAAATGGCTGGATCAACAGCCACCAGGCTCAGTGATATATGTTGCATTCGGAAGTTTCACAATTTTTGCCCCAACCCAGTTCCAAGAATTGGCCTTGGGGCTGGAACTCTGCAACAGACCATTCTTGTGGGTAGTGCGGCCAGCTGACATCACAGATGGGAAAAGCAATGGCTACCCAAGAGAATTTCATGACAGAGTAGCCGCTAGTGGGCGGATGGTGGGATGGGCGGCGCAGCAGAAGATTCTGAGCCATCCGTCAGTTGCTTGCTTCATAAGCCACTGTGGTTGGAACTCCACCATGGAAGGTGTAAGCAGCGGGATCCCATTCTTGTGCTGGCCTTATTTTGCCGACCAGTTCCTAAACCAGAGCTATATCTGTGATGTTTGGGAGGTTGGGTTGCGTTTAGAACGAGATGAAAGTGGCGTCATATCACGAGGAGAAATTGAAAGTAAGGTGGAGCAAATTCTGAGcaatgaaaaattgaaagaaaggGCTTTGGATCTCAAGAATATAGTCAAGACTAGTATCAAAGAAGGCGGTGGCTCTCACAATAATTTGAAGAATTTCGTTGAATGGATGAAAGCATAGAAAAGTTCATCCTGCGATTTTCAGACTTAAAACAATTTGTGCatagttttttttatctttcttttcttgagaTTTTGCCTGAAATCATATATcttaaaaagagagaggaaagcaAGAAAGCAAACATCAATAAGGAAGACTTGCCTATTGATATAATATCATTAAgtagtaaaaatgttttttcacTGTTGCAAAATGCCTATGATTTCGATTATGTTACAAGCAATGGGCAATTTTTTAGGCTCCGTAGTAAAATATTTGGTTTGTGCCGAAAGTCAGCGACCATACTCAACAACGTTTGACATCTAATAAAAATGACCGGCAACTTTTGATGATGGTTGTGGTTAGCAAAAGAGTTGGAATGATTCCTGCAATGTTCATGGGCGATGGCGGTGGCTTTCGGTAAACTCCGACAAGTTCACCCTATAGAAAtggttaatttaatcatttattctAATACTCACTTTTaattagaatatttaattgaaatgaggggTAATTAACAAAAGCAAAGTTCGAACtcaaaagttattttatttatattttaatactcatCCTCACGTGTTGGCTCAAACTCCCTCTTAATTAGTGAGACCCAACatgtaaaaatttaattgaaatgagaggtgaatgACGAAAATTTTCTAGAGACCtctaatatcaaattaaatcaCTGCCCTGTCCCCAAAGCATAAGGAAGGAAGTTGTTTCTGTTCGGTTAAACCGTAACGACGTGGGTGAAGTTGGAAATCGTTGGAGTGGTATTATGTTGCTGTGTTGTGGGTAGGTTTGTCGGTGGTGTGGGTTGCGGGCGAGACAGAGGGGGAAGAAGTGCAAGCCATCGGGTGAAGATCACTTGTTCGACGAAATGCTTCAAGAGGCCGCTGTTGCGGGTGAGGTTCAAGCTGTTGCTGGTGAGGTTCAAGCTGTTGCTGGTGAGGTTAGGAGAAATATGAGGTTAGGAGAAGATATTGTGAACATTTGGTGATCTTGATCAGCTTGTTTCCTTGTAGGGAAGATCCTGTGAGTCATTGGTGATCTTGAGCTGGTTTATTTCAGGGTGTCTCCCTAATTGAAAGAATAGAAATAAACCAAATGATGGGTCAAATCTGATATTCAGCTACCTAATGTCATTCAAATATTAGGCACATCTGAATGTACCAACTCGATATGAGACTTCATTTATTGCATCAAATGGACTTATTGTACAGAAGCCAAGCTCATGGCACTGTAAGCCACAAAGCTAAAATCAGAAATCCTAAGGACATCGTACATAGTTCTCTTAGAATTGATGCTAAAATTAAAGCAAACATAAGAAACAAcaatgagaaataaaacttaAGCTAATGAACAAGAGAGAGCTAAGAGCcacaaaaaatgaacaaaaaaatagcAATCAAGCCAATATTAAAAcgagaaaagataaagaaaaagctgaagagaaaaaaacagtGGCAGATCGTCATCTTCCCTTTGAGACCCAATAAACATCAACGCCCATTAAGACAACCCTAAAAGCCAATCATTTCCAAGAGATCACCAAAAGCCATGAGATCAAGTCGATAAAAATGGCAATCAAGTCGGtattaaaaagagagaagataaacaaaatagccaaagagaaaaaaacagtGGCAAATTGTCGTCTTTGAGACATCAATTCCCATTAAGACAACCCCAAAAGCCAAACATTTCCAAGAGAGCACCAAAATCCATGAGATCAAGTcgatgagaaaaaaaacaaagataaggAAAGttctaaagagaaaaaaataaaacaagacgTCAAGCATTGGCTCCTCAGCCACACCTCCCATGAAAGATCCCTATAAATATGAcatgaatttggttttgaaaatgtATATCGATGTTAGAGTTGAATCTGGAaagagtgaaagaaagagaataaaaatgggaaatccaaatattttaattatgccTTATCCAGCACAAGGCCATGTACTCCCACTGATGGAGTTCTCGCAACGATTAATCAAACAAGGCTTCATAGTCACGTTTGTGAACACAGAGTATAATCACAAGAGGGTTGTGAATGCATTGGCAGAAAAGAATTATTTAGGAGATCAAATTCATCTTGTTTCAATCCCAGATGGGTTGGATCCATGGGAGGACAGAACTGATCTAGGGAAGCTATCTGAAGCAATCTTCCGGGTGATGCCTGGAAAGCTGGAGGAGCTCATAGAAGACATAAACAGTTCGGAAGATGATCACATCACTTGCGTCATTACTGATTATAGCATGGGGTGGGCTCTGGAAGTGGCAGAGAAGATGAAAATCCCCAGAGCTGCCTTCTGGCCTGCTTCAGGTGCAACAATGGCCTCGATCTTTGACATCCCGAGGCTGATTGACACTGGACTCATCAACAGTACTGATGGTAAGATATCCTGCCCCCTACTTTGATCATTCAGcaccaacaaattaaaataggTTTTGCTGCAAATTCATGCTTTGAAATGAATAAAGTGCTGTTAGAAGTACAGAAAGGAAGAGGAATTAATCAGGATACATACACTTAAATAAGGATGTTTTTCTACTTCGGATAtcttacaataaataaaaaaatttgcgCTAAAATGATGTTccgttttcctttttctttccctgtTTTTTGCAGGAACTGCAATAAAAAACCTGATGATCCACTTGGCACCAGACATGCCCACGATGAGCTCAACAACGCTTCTGTGGAGCTGCGTCGGTGACTTAACCACCCAGAAAATTATCTTCGAAGTGATTGTTAAAAACACCACTATCTGAAATCTGCTGACTGGCTGATCTGCAACTCGTCTTTTGACCTCGAGCCAGCAGCATTCAGCGTGGCTCCAGAGATGATACCAATAGGCCCACTTTTGGCAAGCAACTGGGGCCAGAATTCAGCAGGCCACTTCTGGCAGGAAGACATAACTTGCTTAGAATGGCTCGACCAGCAGCCACTGCGCTCAGTCGTTTATGTTGCATTTGGCAGCTTTACAGTTATTGACGAGACCCAATTCCAGGAATTGGCTCTAGGCCTTGAACTATCAAACAGGCCTTTCCTATGGGTTGTGAGACCAGACATCACCCAAGGAGCAAGTGATGCCTGTCCAGCAGGATTCCTAGAAAGAGTAGCCGGTCGGGGAAAGTTGGTTGGGTGGGCACCCCAACAGAAAGTTCTCGGCCATCCTTCCATTGCTTGCTTCTTGAGCCATTGCGGTTGGAACTCAACAATAGAGGGTGTAAGCAATGGGGTCCCTTTCCTGTGCTGGCCTTACTTTGCTGACCAGCTATAATGAGAGCTACATTTGTGATGTTTGGAAGATTGGGTTGAAGTTTAACAGAGACGAAAGGGGGATTGTTAGGCAAGGAGAGATCAAGAAAAAGGTAGATAAACTGCTTGGTGATGAAAACTTCAAATCAAGGGCTTTGGATCTCCAGCAATTGGTTTCAAACAATGTCAAAGAAGGTGGCTGCTCTGACAAAAATCTCAACAACTTCGTTGAATGGCTTAAGGCATAGgcttttgcttcttcttcttctttcccttaTGTTTTTACCTTTCCTCTTTGTATTGTTCTtccattatacatatatattggaAAGACAGCCATGAAAATACAGCCAACATTGAGGGGCAATTATCAAGCAAGCTAGCTAGGACTTAATGCTAGCTTAATAAGAGAATAATAATGCTATACTGCAATAAACAAACT
This window of the Corylus avellana chromosome ca5, CavTom2PMs-1.0 genome carries:
- the LOC132180445 gene encoding UDP-glycosyltransferase 83A1-like; the protein is MGNPHVLVVPYPAQGHIIPLLELSQCLVQHGFKITFVNTEFYHNQIMNGNAMKDKTGNQIHLVSISDGLETLEDRKKPGKLSEAVLKVLPEKLEELIEQINGSNGEEITCILADQSIGWALEIAQKKGIRRAAFCPAAAALLVLGFSIPKLIEDGIIADDGTPMKKQIIHLSPAMPAMSTETLVWTCVGNLTMQKNIFELLVRNNKSVKATEWLLCNSTYDLEPAAFALAPNILPIGPLLASNQPGESSSVGKFLPEDSTCLKWLDQQPPGSVIYVAFGSFTIFAPTQFQELALGLELCNRPFLWVVRPADITDGKSNGYPREFHDRVAASGRMVGWAAQQKILSHPSVACFISHCGWNSTMEGVSSGIPFLCWPYFADQFLNQSYICDVWEVGLRLERDESGVISRGEIESKVEQILSNEKLKERALDLKNIVKTSIKEGGGSHNNLKNFVEWMKA